One window from the genome of Toxotes jaculatrix isolate fToxJac2 chromosome 17, fToxJac2.pri, whole genome shotgun sequence encodes:
- the fosl2 gene encoding fos-related antigen 2: MLTCDYSGNYDTSSRGSSTSPAQPESFTSGSSTIGSPISTSAYQKYRVDMPGSNSAFIPTINAITTSQDLQWMVQPTVITSMSNPYSRSHPYGHHLSNGPGLLHNTLARPGVIRSIGDTRSRRKRDEQLTPEEEEKRRVRRERNKLAAAKCRNRRRELTEMLQGETEKLEEEKADLQKEIESLQKEKDKLEFMLVAHNPVCKLPIEDRHQSSGHQQHQQHQQQQCAPLPLTMRPNMGTRAQMNQVVVKQEPEDNEEDDVGKPQRSVIKPICLGGGGVSGGIYCTDGDSLNTPVVAASTPAATPNAPSLIFTYPSMLEPESPSPSSESCSKAHRRSSSSGDQSSDSLNSPTLLAL, translated from the exons ATGTTAACCTGC GACTACTCCGGGAACTACGACACCTCGTCCCGCGGCAGCAGCACCTCTCCGGCCCAGCCAGAGTCCTTCACAAGCGGCAGCAGCACGATCGGAAGTCCGATCTCTACCTCAGCGTACCAG AAGTACAGGGTCGACATGCCCGGCTCCAACAGTGCCTTCATACCCACCATCAATGCAATCACAACCAGCCAAGACCTACAGTGGATGGTGCAGCCCACTGTCATCACCTCCATGTCCAACCCTTACTCCCGCTCCCACCCGTATGGTCATCACCTGAGCAATGGGCCGGGGCTCCTGCACAACACACTGGCTCGGCCCGGGGTCATCCGCTCCATCGGGGACACCAGAAGCCGACGCAAGAGGGATGAGCAG CTCAccccagaggaagaggaaaagaggagggtgAGGCGTGAGAGGAATAAGTTGGCCGCCGCCAAATGCCGCAACCGCAGACGAGAGCTCACCGAGATGCTCCAAGGG GAGACtgagaagctggaggaggagaaagcagaCCTGCAGAAGGAAATCGAGAGCCTgcagaaggagaaagacaagCTGGAGTTCATGCTGGTTGCCCACAATCCCGTGTGCAAGCTGCCCATCGAGGACCGCCACCAGTCATCGGggcaccagcagcaccagcagcaccagcagcagcagtgcgcCCCGCTCCCCCTGACCATGCGCCCCAACATGGGCACCCGGGCTCAAATGAACCAAGTGGTGGTGAAGCAAGAGCCGGAGGACAACGAGGAGGACGATGTGGGCAAGCCTCAGCGCTCCGTCATCAAGCCCATCTGCCTGGGTGGCGGCGGTGTCAGCGGTGGGATATACTGCACAGATGGAGACAGCCTCAACACACCGGTGGTGGCAGCGTCCACCCCAGCCGCCACACCCAATGCCCCAAGCCTCATATTCACCTACCCGAGCATGCTGGAGCCCGAGAGCCCCTCGCCCTCCTCTGAGTCCTGCTCCAAGGCCCACCggcgcagcagcagcagcggtgacCAGTCCTCAGACTCCCTCAACTCGCCCACCCTCCTGGCCCTCTGA